In bacterium, the following are encoded in one genomic region:
- the cas3 gene encoding CRISPR-associated helicase Cas3', protein MKFKHLLAKSAKDPKAPPTEATLVGHTERVLDSAEVFGDILLPDMERLLGEATSARQWCEAFRWAAWLHDLGKANDHFQRMARDRGFRQGVRHEALSLIAAQDLLLPWLTRRWVDYPPWFSAAILAAVSGHHLKFPDRKRRLGTEVCFLGSHPDMVAYLDVGVRRLGLDDPPTLEDYPFSLACFGGVETRVSSIRRSLDSEELRQRRVFVACLKAGLLCADTAGSAVPAEKLLPEWLRDRLAVTLTHKGLEDVVQQRLQGRSPRPFQAAVREASANTVLLTAGCGSGKTAAAYLWASERAREKRLFVCYPTTGTASEGFAGYLQDPDFEAVLIHSRARVDYCLLENMPDETESVGELRALQMEAVETWPIPAAVCTAHTVLGLLQNVRRGIYAWPSIMRAAFVFDEVHAYSPKLFRHLLEFLKTFPSVPVLLMTATLPGGRRKAIESVCSDRGGLAEVYGAPEREGAKRYSLHRVDDEGAWETAFRSVSRGEKVLWICNTVAGAIAVARRGVGAGLHVEPFHSRYRYRDRLTRQRRVVDGFQPCGDGMLAVTTQVAEVSLDLSADVLVSELAPIPSLIQRLGRLNRHEDVPLAPRPAFFLKPANGLPYAKKKDEPEYWEAIEAWLAQVADGASRSQRELADAFIRLPEQSVDDQAAFRFHWLDDPWLSEANRESLTEPGYTIEVVREEDQGARSLAEVAIPMPIPKGRAWETWASQGRYLIAPSGTINYDPVWGASYGRTELDPLVI, encoded by the coding sequence ATGAAGTTCAAGCATCTTCTGGCCAAGTCGGCGAAAGACCCGAAGGCTCCGCCCACGGAAGCAACATTGGTGGGACACACCGAGCGTGTCCTCGACAGTGCCGAGGTATTTGGCGACATTCTGTTGCCAGACATGGAAAGGCTTCTGGGAGAGGCGACCTCTGCCCGCCAATGGTGCGAGGCATTCCGCTGGGCTGCCTGGCTCCATGACCTTGGGAAGGCCAACGACCACTTTCAAAGAATGGCTCGGGACCGGGGCTTCCGGCAGGGCGTTCGCCATGAAGCCCTAAGTTTGATTGCTGCCCAAGATCTGCTCCTCCCTTGGCTGACCCGACGATGGGTGGACTACCCGCCTTGGTTCTCGGCCGCAATCCTGGCTGCTGTGAGCGGTCACCACCTGAAGTTCCCGGACCGAAAGCGAAGACTCGGCACGGAGGTCTGCTTTCTAGGTTCCCATCCGGACATGGTCGCGTACCTGGACGTCGGCGTCCGCCGTCTCGGCCTAGACGACCCGCCGACGTTAGAGGATTACCCTTTCTCGCTGGCGTGCTTCGGTGGTGTAGAGACACGTGTCTCGTCTATCCGGAGATCCTTGGACTCTGAGGAACTCAGACAGCGAAGAGTCTTCGTTGCCTGTCTCAAGGCCGGGCTTCTCTGTGCAGATACAGCTGGATCGGCCGTGCCGGCGGAGAAGCTGCTCCCCGAGTGGTTGCGTGACCGCCTCGCGGTGACGCTCACCCACAAAGGGCTGGAGGACGTGGTGCAACAACGCCTTCAAGGTCGTTCACCGCGCCCCTTCCAGGCGGCGGTTCGCGAAGCCTCGGCAAACACCGTTCTGCTTACTGCTGGTTGTGGCTCAGGGAAGACCGCGGCAGCTTACCTTTGGGCTTCGGAGCGTGCCCGGGAGAAAAGGTTGTTCGTCTGCTATCCCACAACCGGGACGGCGTCCGAGGGCTTCGCCGGCTACCTACAAGATCCGGATTTTGAGGCCGTCCTTATCCACTCACGGGCTCGGGTGGACTACTGCCTACTCGAAAACATGCCGGACGAAACGGAGTCCGTCGGAGAACTCCGGGCTTTGCAGATGGAGGCCGTGGAGACCTGGCCAATTCCTGCTGCGGTTTGCACTGCGCACACGGTTCTCGGATTGCTGCAGAATGTTCGCAGAGGAATCTACGCATGGCCCTCGATCATGAGGGCTGCTTTCGTGTTTGACGAGGTTCACGCATACTCGCCTAAACTCTTCCGGCACCTCTTGGAGTTTCTCAAGACCTTTCCGTCCGTTCCCGTGCTTCTCATGACGGCGACCCTCCCCGGAGGCCGGCGCAAAGCAATCGAGTCCGTTTGTTCCGACCGAGGGGGGCTCGCGGAGGTCTACGGGGCACCGGAACGGGAAGGTGCAAAGCGGTACTCCTTGCACCGGGTTGATGACGAAGGCGCTTGGGAGACTGCCTTTCGAAGTGTGAGCAGGGGAGAAAAGGTCCTCTGGATCTGTAATACGGTGGCAGGGGCAATCGCGGTGGCGCGGAGGGGTGTCGGAGCCGGTCTCCACGTCGAACCCTTCCACAGTCGCTACCGTTATCGTGATCGACTGACGCGCCAGAGACGCGTGGTAGACGGATTCCAGCCGTGTGGCGATGGCATGCTTGCTGTCACCACCCAAGTGGCCGAAGTGTCGCTGGACCTTTCGGCGGACGTGCTGGTCTCGGAGTTAGCGCCGATCCCTTCCCTGATCCAGAGGCTCGGCAGGTTGAACCGGCACGAAGATGTGCCGCTAGCACCTAGGCCGGCCTTCTTCCTCAAACCTGCGAATGGTCTCCCGTACGCAAAGAAGAAGGACGAGCCCGAATACTGGGAAGCCATCGAGGCCTGGTTGGCCCAAGTTGCGGACGGCGCCTCCCGATCGCAGCGAGAACTGGCCGATGCGTTCATTCGCCTGCCTGAGCAGTCGGTGGACGACCAAGCCGCCTTCCGCTTTCACTGGCTCGATGATCCGTGGCTGTCCGAGGCGAACAGAGAATCGTTGACGGAGCCGGGGTACACCATTGAAGTGGTGCGCGAGGAGGACCAGGGAGCGCGGTCGTTAGCCGAAGTGGCTATTCCGATGCCAATTCCGAAGGGGCGTGCTTGGGAGACGTGGGCTTCTCAGGGACGTTATCTCATCGCTCCGAGCGGCACCATCAACTATGATCCTGTGTGGGGAGCATCGTATGGCCGAACAGAGCTTGACCCTCTCGTTATTTGA
- the cas8a1 gene encoding type I-MYXAN CRISPR-associated Cas8a1/Cmx1: protein MAEQSLTLSLFDPGMTPLHRVGLAGLYMTLEKLDPKKYEKLGSWELEPSRVHLRWNGKPAAFIGDLLEDAFGIGEGGVIEFAAHRGHPMGQAQRFLVHSAILGTFLQHPLVKGVEGPVAVSLDLEDRQVLHSHRPATWYSNQKSKILFTRAGDFRSAIELAGWILPGGGVRHNEYAKETKVTERPELLLALLFAPAASLYFLISRKGSDGKYDRRFSAAVVLPEVVELRNYAKAFSRYLDAPAERLHASGLGDAGLLGLASLQLYRPSGMIQALTVDSCTVISMGTVGWSRQKTRTAVAHVRDVDLVRLNLFAIALSQIGNRLLLKKSGGYWVATSLSRGLIADNIAAGRSWFDGFFALMQSQELAGLLSFERKGLNNMVQQAPWPRQEDKLFVEAVHNALRNRYGALAARAKTQGNAPQFKREFERIRTSLMRAKNRDTLRAEVADLFARGGINRVLQGDWEKILGLFGGGEWQRARDLALLGLASYAGKGVEEVESGEAEGEEDEA, encoded by the coding sequence ATGGCCGAACAGAGCTTGACCCTCTCGTTATTTGACCCGGGCATGACCCCCCTTCATCGGGTGGGCTTGGCCGGGCTCTATATGACACTTGAGAAGCTCGATCCAAAGAAGTACGAAAAGCTAGGCTCGTGGGAGCTCGAGCCGTCGCGAGTACATCTCAGATGGAACGGGAAGCCGGCCGCGTTCATTGGGGACTTGCTTGAGGATGCCTTCGGGATCGGAGAAGGGGGAGTGATTGAGTTCGCTGCGCATCGCGGCCACCCCATGGGACAAGCGCAGCGGTTCCTCGTTCATTCTGCGATCTTGGGCACTTTTCTTCAACATCCGCTCGTGAAGGGAGTTGAAGGGCCGGTAGCAGTCTCTCTTGATCTTGAAGACAGACAAGTTCTACACAGCCACAGACCGGCCACTTGGTATTCAAACCAGAAAAGCAAGATTCTGTTCACTCGTGCCGGAGATTTCCGGTCGGCAATCGAGCTGGCTGGATGGATTCTCCCAGGCGGAGGGGTTCGTCATAACGAGTATGCGAAGGAGACGAAGGTAACGGAGAGGCCAGAGCTCCTTCTCGCGCTTCTCTTTGCTCCGGCCGCCAGCCTGTACTTTCTCATTTCGCGAAAGGGTAGCGATGGGAAGTATGACCGGAGGTTCTCAGCGGCAGTTGTATTGCCGGAGGTTGTGGAACTCAGGAATTACGCGAAAGCATTTTCCCGCTATCTCGACGCGCCAGCGGAACGGCTGCATGCAAGCGGCCTTGGTGACGCGGGCCTCCTGGGGCTCGCTTCCCTCCAGCTCTATCGGCCAAGTGGCATGATCCAGGCCCTAACCGTAGATTCCTGCACTGTAATTTCAATGGGAACAGTGGGGTGGTCCCGGCAAAAGACCCGGACAGCGGTCGCACATGTCCGGGACGTGGACTTGGTAAGACTCAATCTCTTTGCCATCGCTCTAAGCCAGATAGGCAATCGACTCCTGCTTAAGAAGTCCGGGGGCTACTGGGTTGCCACAAGCCTTAGTCGAGGTCTGATCGCGGACAACATCGCAGCGGGACGATCATGGTTTGACGGCTTCTTTGCACTCATGCAGAGCCAAGAGCTGGCAGGGCTCCTCTCATTCGAAAGAAAGGGGTTGAACAACATGGTTCAGCAGGCGCCGTGGCCCAGGCAAGAAGACAAGTTGTTCGTTGAGGCGGTGCACAATGCGCTGCGGAATCGTTACGGTGCTTTGGCTGCTCGAGCCAAGACACAAGGGAACGCACCACAATTCAAGAGAGAATTCGAGAGGATTCGAACTTCTCTCATGAGGGCGAAGAACAGGGATACCCTCCGGGCTGAGGTCGCCGATCTCTTTGCCCGGGGTGGAATCAATAGGGTACTGCAGGGAGATTGGGAGAAGATCCTTGGGCTATTCGGGGGGGGCGAATGGCAACGCGCCCGCGACCTAGCGCTGCTGGGTCTCGCTTCATACGCGGGCAAGGGTGTCGAAGAGGTGGAATCAGGCGAAGCTGAAGGCGAGGAGGACGAGGCATGA